In the Salinirubrum litoreum genome, one interval contains:
- a CDS encoding ABC transporter substrate-binding protein, which yields MTDSQEQSSVTRRKYLTLAGGAAATAGLAGCTGEEAPTPEPTEGGGDTETETDMDTETETPTDEEFGVTITQGNLDSGLDPHDHRETTTDIIVMQMYEGALDRNREGGVVEALATDYERIEDGRVRLFIREGVTFHNGDELTPADVAFSYNRIVNEDVGGLASPQSDQLAGVESAEVVDGERAVDVLSGSVNPTVFGLLATYGDIVQQSWIEERETAEINSSANGTGPFQLDTYTADESVTYTKYEDYWDEPAAVDTITMNAATESSTRVNQLVSGETDITVNVPPQEVSRVRNEESTRIEAVPSTRVIYNAMRYDVEPFDSLEFRRAMNYAIDLESIIENVLSGFADATSQPTLQGFVGYNSDLDIYPYDVEQAESLVEESGYAGAEIELHTPVGRYLRDVEIAQAVAGYIDELSNVSCSVRQRDFPTLAGELTTGSIEDKPPFYLIGWGNATFDASQTLIPLLTTNGALSSWSNDEFDSLMDQSQDESDPDARDQLMQDANALANDQAPWIFLNRQYSVYGASNRIDWQARRDESIKAYEIEPAN from the coding sequence ATGACAGACTCGCAGGAGCAGTCATCGGTGACGCGGCGCAAGTACCTCACGCTGGCGGGCGGTGCGGCGGCGACGGCTGGCCTGGCCGGCTGTACCGGCGAGGAAGCGCCCACGCCGGAACCGACCGAGGGCGGCGGCGACACGGAGACGGAGACCGACATGGACACCGAGACCGAGACGCCCACCGACGAGGAGTTCGGTGTCACGATCACGCAGGGGAACCTCGACTCCGGGCTGGACCCCCACGACCACCGGGAGACGACGACCGACATCATCGTGATGCAGATGTACGAGGGAGCGCTCGACCGCAACCGCGAGGGTGGTGTCGTCGAGGCGCTCGCGACCGACTACGAACGCATCGAGGACGGTCGTGTCCGCCTGTTCATCCGCGAGGGCGTCACGTTCCACAACGGCGACGAACTCACCCCGGCAGACGTAGCCTTCAGCTACAACCGGATCGTCAACGAGGACGTCGGTGGACTCGCCTCGCCGCAGTCCGACCAGCTCGCGGGCGTGGAGTCCGCAGAGGTCGTCGACGGCGAGCGCGCCGTCGACGTGCTCTCGGGGAGCGTGAACCCCACCGTCTTCGGCCTGCTGGCGACCTACGGCGACATCGTCCAGCAGTCGTGGATCGAGGAGCGTGAGACCGCAGAGATCAACTCCAGCGCGAACGGGACCGGTCCCTTCCAGCTCGACACCTACACCGCAGACGAGTCGGTCACGTACACGAAGTACGAGGACTACTGGGACGAACCGGCCGCGGTCGACACGATCACGATGAACGCCGCGACCGAGTCGTCCACTCGGGTCAACCAGTTGGTCTCCGGCGAGACCGACATCACCGTCAACGTCCCGCCACAGGAGGTCAGCCGCGTCCGGAACGAGGAGAGCACCCGCATCGAGGCGGTGCCGAGTACGCGCGTCATCTACAACGCGATGCGGTACGACGTCGAGCCGTTCGACTCGCTCGAGTTCCGCCGCGCGATGAACTACGCCATCGACCTGGAGTCGATCATCGAGAACGTGCTGTCCGGCTTCGCGGACGCGACGAGCCAGCCGACCCTGCAGGGCTTCGTCGGGTACAACTCGGACCTCGACATCTACCCCTACGACGTGGAGCAGGCCGAGTCCCTCGTCGAGGAGTCCGGCTACGCCGGCGCGGAGATCGAACTCCACACGCCGGTCGGCCGCTACCTTCGTGACGTGGAGATCGCACAGGCGGTCGCGGGGTACATCGACGAACTGTCGAACGTCTCCTGTTCGGTTCGCCAGCGTGACTTCCCGACGCTCGCGGGCGAACTGACGACCGGCAGCATCGAGGACAAGCCGCCGTTCTACCTGATCGGGTGGGGGAACGCGACCTTCGACGCGAGCCAGACGCTCATCCCGCTACTGACGACGAACGGCGCGCTCTCCTCGTGGAGCAACGACGAGTTCGACAGCCTGATGGACCAGTCACAGGACGAGTCGGACCCCGACGCGCGGGACCAACTCATGCAGGACGCCAACGCGCTGGCGAACGACCAGGCTCCCTGGATCTTCCTGAACCGGCAGTACAGCGTCTACGGCGCGTCGAACCGCATCGACTGGCAGGCCCGCCGCGACGAGTCGATCAAGGCCTACGAGATCGAACCCGCGAACTAA